The Rhizobium sp. NXC24 genomic sequence GATTGGGGCCCGGTTGTATCCAGGCCTCCAAAGAAGGGAACAGTTCCATGAAAAAGCCTGTGAATTTAGCATTGTTTGTAGGGTCACTAATACTGACCGCAATTGCGGCAACGACCACCGCCAACGCCGGCGCCGTCCTTGACCGAATACTCGCGACGAAAACTCTGACGGTCGCAGTCGGGACGAATTGGGGAAAGAATTCGTTTCTCAACGAAAAGCACGAGTTGGTGGGATACGACATCGACGTTGCAAATGGAGTTGCGAAATTCTTGAACGTACAGGCTAAGTTTGTCACCCCTGGATGGGATCTTATCGTCGGAGGCAAGTGGGGCAATCGGTGGGATCTGGCGACGTACATGTCCCCGAGAATGTCACGGACGGACAAATTTGAGTTCCCTGCATATTACCAGTACGGGGGGACCGGTGCGGCGGTCCATAAAGATAGCAAGCTTACAAAATTGTCGGACCTCGAAGGAAAGACTGTGGGCGTTACCGCGGGAACGCAGGAGGAACAGTATCTTGCCCACAAGCTCGTTCCGGACTGGCTTGATGCAAAACCAATTGAATTCAAGTTCACCCCAGGAAAGGTAAATGTTTATGAGAACACAAGCCTAGCATTGGATGACCTGCGGCTTGGTGATGGCGCTCGTGTTGATGCCGTCATGAGCACAACCAATAATCTTAAAGATGCGATTGATCATGGATATCCAATTAAGCTGTTGGACGCTCCAGCTTTTTATTCGCCTTCATCACTGGTCGTTGAGAAAGGTGATAAAGAGTTCAGCGAGAAAGTCGCCGCTGCCGTGGAAAAAATGCGGGAAGACGGCTCGCTTTCGCAGGCCGCAGTCAAGTGGTTTGGGATGGATATATCGATTGAAAAGTAGCGCATACTGTCGCTCGCAATTACTCAACAGCCGCAGATTGTAATCTACGGCTGTTCGTAGCTTGGATTTGAGAAACGTCCGGGTTGAATCACGTTGTCGCTCCACGTTTCAAAAAGTCACACTGTTGTTGTCCGCTCCCACACTCGCTCTTCCCGAAGCCATTTTCTCACTGGATTTTGCGTGGCGCGTTCCGCGAATTGTGCGTCAAATGGACCAACAAAACAAAATTGAAACGGATGTTGCATAGGTGTACGGGGTGCGCTACATGTCAATGTGAGGCTGGCGTAGCCAGGCAGATATGATTGTATTGGAGGCAACATGAATATTGACGGTGTCGAATGGAAGCTACCGATCGAGTCGGCTCACCAATTGTCCGCCAGCGCGGGGGCTTTGAGCTTTGTCGGTGGAGCAGGAGATTTCGATAGCGGGGGGCGAATTCGCAATCCGAGCGACTTACCAAAGCAAGTCGCCGGTGCGGTGGAAAACCTAGCTGCCGCGCTCGATGCTGAATCCTGTACTCTGGACGATGTGGTTCGGATCAAGGCGCACTACACAGCAGATTGCGACGACTGGGATGTAATCGCCGCACTCTCTCGCTTCTTCAATACCAATCCAATGCCGGCTATCAGCACTGTTGCGGAGCCCTTACAGCCATTCGACGGTCAGATGATTCAGCTGCAGGCGATCGCGCAGCGTGGCTGGCGGTCAGGGCCGGATGTGCGATCGGTAGCGAGACCCATCCCCTCTGGGCGAAAAGAGCTTTTCGGAGGAAAAGAGGTGACGGCTGGCCTGAGAGCAGGTGAGTTTATCGCGGTGGCAAATCTAGCCGCAGAAGAGCCGGATGGGCGGGCATACCACCCCGACGAACCGCTACCGCAAACTCACTTTATCATGCAGAAGCATGAGGAGACCTTGGCAGCGCTTGGTGCGTCATTCCAGG encodes the following:
- a CDS encoding transporter substrate-binding domain-containing protein, with translation MKKPVNLALFVGSLILTAIAATTTANAGAVLDRILATKTLTVAVGTNWGKNSFLNEKHELVGYDIDVANGVAKFLNVQAKFVTPGWDLIVGGKWGNRWDLATYMSPRMSRTDKFEFPAYYQYGGTGAAVHKDSKLTKLSDLEGKTVGVTAGTQEEQYLAHKLVPDWLDAKPIEFKFTPGKVNVYENTSLALDDLRLGDGARVDAVMSTTNNLKDAIDHGYPIKLLDAPAFYSPSSLVVEKGDKEFSEKVAAAVEKMREDGSLSQAAVKWFGMDISIEK